In Bombus pascuorum chromosome 13, iyBomPasc1.1, whole genome shotgun sequence, a single genomic region encodes these proteins:
- the LOC132913580 gene encoding putative odorant receptor 92a, with protein sequence MKELSNTSIDYYILPNRIFCSMVGMWPIEEKSSTCSKIFAYIRLIFALTAISSVFVPEIMMIVSSWGDITILAGVGCVLTTVGQLLFKMIYLIVRRERSCRLYYEIRSLWNTANNSKEMQSYVEFVYWARICTIVFYSSCMCNVITFSIAGVIDYFRFEYNASSTDNNRHLPFVVWYISASPKFEIAFICQILSSMVCATTISGLDASFMTTILHVSAQFRLINTWISNMGIEINCNPNYTRKIKIELMRCIRHHQRMIHVVNEVNNLLTPIIFMQILTSGIEICLSGYAMLDSGTAKADLVKFISYFISMGIQLLLWCWPGEILVRESQDIGHVVYLNVPWYDLPPIYQQHLCLMIVRAQQYCSISALTFQTLSIHTLTAVFNTAASYFTLLRQIQEK encoded by the exons ATGAAAGAACTATCTAACACATCGATCGATTATTACATACTACCGAATAGGATCTTCTGTAGTATGGTTGGAATGTGGCCTATCGAAGAGAAAAGTTCAACGTGTAGCAAAATATTCGCATACATCCGCTTGATATTTGCACTAACAGCAATCAGTAGCGTTTTTGTGCCCGAAATTATGATGATAGTATCGAGTTGGGGTGACATAACGATCCTAGCAG GAGTAGGATGTGTTTTAACTACTGTCGGACAACTGTTGTTCAAAATGATTTACCTAATAGTGAGAAGAGAAAGATCATGTAGACTTTACTATGAAATACGAAGTTTATGGAACACTGCTAACAATTCGAAGGAAATGCAGTCCTACGTAGAATTCGTTTATTGGGCACGAATTTGTACGATAGTTTTTTACTCGTCCTGCATGTGCAATGTGATCACTTTCTCCATTGCTGGAGTTATTGATTATTTTAGATTCGAATACAACGCAAGCAGTACAGATAACAACAGACATTTACCCTTTGTTGTTTGGT ATATTTCAGCATCTCCTAAATTTGAAATCGCTTTCATTTGTCAAATTCTATCATCCATGGTTTGCGCTACTACAATCTCTGGCTTGGATGCCTCATTTATGACCACGATTTTGCACGTGTCTGCTCAATTTAGACTAATCAATACCTGGATCAGTAATATgggaattgaaataaattgcaatcCAAATTACACGCGAAAGATAAAGATAGAACTAATGAGATGCATTCGCCATCATCAACGAATGATAca TGTGGTGAACGAAGTGAATAATTTGTTAACACCCAtcattttcatgcaaattctTACGAGCGggatagaaatttgtttgagTGGATATGCAATGCTAGATAGCGGGACAGCAAAAGCCGATCTagtgaaatttatatcttatttcatTTCCATGGGGATACAGCTCTTATTGTGGTGTTGGCCTGGTGAAATTCTCGTTCGAGAAAGCCAAGACATAGGACATGTAGTTTATCTCAATGTACCGTGGTACGATTTACCGCCAATTTATCAGCAACATCTTTGCCTTATGATTGTTAGGGCGCAACAATATTGCAGTATTTCAGCATTAACTTTCCAAACATTGTCTATCCATACATTGACAGCT GTATTCAACACAGCTGCCtcgtattttactttattacgacaaatacaagaaaagtaa
- the LOC132913609 gene encoding odorant receptor 67c-like has protein sequence MKELSTTFDYYILPNKIFCSIVGIWPIGERSSTCSKIFAYFRLIVSLIAISNFFVPEIMAVAFYWGDVETVIGIGSNLMSATQLFFKMIYLVARRDRVYRLYNEIRILWDSTDDPNERKSYEQIAYRARIVTITFSSCFLCNLTTFSIATIADYFRFAYNGNNTNDNRHLPFLVWYGTDISASPKFEIAFVGQVMTAMIGLSAITAIDCTFMTMILHVSGQFILIKTWINKIGFEMNRKSIDMDKFEEDLFKCIRHHQRMIHMVNDVNNLLTPIIFMQLLTSGLEICLSGYAMLDNGTNITDILKFTSYFISVTVQLLLWCWPGEILVQESQEVGQVVYFSVPWYNLPPIYRNHVCLMIIRAQQYCSITALTFKVLSIQTLTVVFNTAASSFTVLQQMQPN, from the exons ATGAAAGAGCTATCTACTACATTCGATTACTACATACTACCGAATAAGATTTTCTGCAGCATAGTTGGAATATGGCCTATCGGAGAAAGAAGTTCGACATGTAGCAAAATATTTGCGTATTTCCGCTTAATAGTATCATTAATTGCAATAAGTAATTTCTTCGTGCCGGAGATTATGGCCGTAGCGTTCTACTGGGGCGATGTGGAAACCGTAATAG GGATAGGAAGCAATTTAATGTCAGCCACGCAGTTATTctttaaaatgatttatttagtAGCGAGAAGAGATAGAGTATACAGACTTTACAACGAGATACGAATTCTATGGGATTCTACCGATGATCCTAACGAAAGGAAATCTTACGAGCAAATCGCTTATCGGGCACGGATTGTTACGATCACTTTTTCTTCGTGCTTCCTATGCAATCTAACCACCTTCTCGATTGCTACGATTGCCGATTATTTTAGATTTGCATACAACGGCAACAACACTAACGACAATCGACATTTACCTTTTCTTGTCTG GTACGGCACAGACATCTCGGCATCTCCCAAATTCGAAATCGCTTTCGTTGGTCAAGTCATGACAGCCATGATTGGACTTTCAGCAATCACAGCCATAGACTGCACGTTTATGACTATGATCCTACACGTGTCTGGACAATTTATACTTATCAAGACCTggattaataaaattggatTTGAAATGAATCGTAAATCTATTGACATGGACAAGTTTGAGGAGGACCTATTTAAATGCATTCGTCATCACCAACGAATGATACa TATGGTAAATGATGTGAATAATTTGTTAACACCCATCATCTTCATGCAACTTCTTACAAGCGGactagaaatttgtttaagtGGATACGCAATGCTCGATAACGGGACGAATATTACCGACATACTGAAATttacttcttattttatttccgtgaCGGTACAACTACTTTTATGGTGCTGGCCCGGTGAAATTCTAGTCCAAGAAAGTCAAGAAGTTGGGCAGGTGGTCTATTTCAGCGTACCATGGTATAATTTACCTCCAATTTATCGAAACCACGTTTGCCTTATGATAATTAGGGCACAACAATATTGCAGCATCACGGCATTAACTTTCAAAGTGTTATCTATTCAAACATTAACGGTT GTATTCAACACAGCTGCCTCGTCTTTTACTGTGTTAcaacaaatgcaaccaaacTAA
- the LOC132913762 gene encoding uncharacterized protein LOC132913762, whose protein sequence is MIYLIIRRERSYRLYYEIRSLWDTANDSKEMQPYIRLAYWARICTIAFYLSCMCNVITFSTSAVVDYFRFEYNASSTDNNRHLPFVVWYGTDISASPKFEIAFICQILSSVVCATTISGLDASFMTTVLHVSAQFKLINTWISNIGNEINCNPNYTRKIKIELMRCIRHHQRMIQ, encoded by the exons ATGATCTACCTAATAATTAGAAGAGAAAGATCATACAGACTTTACTATGAAATACGAAGTTTATGGGACACTGCTAACGATTCGAAAGAAATGCAGCCTTATATACGGCTCGCTTATTGGGCACGAATTTGTACAATagctttttatttatcgtgCATGTGCAACGTGATCACTTTCTCCACATCTGCAGTTGTTGATTATTTTAGATTCGAATACAATGCAAGCAGTACAGATAACAACCGACATTTACCCTTTGTTGTCTG gtatggCACAGATATTTCAGCATCTCCTAAATTTGAAATCGCTTTCATTTGTCAAATTCTATCATCCGTGGTTTGCGCTACTACAATCTCTGGCTTGGATGCCTCATTTATGACCACGGTTTTGCACGTGTCTGCTCAATTTAAACTAATCAATACCTGGATTAGTAATAtaggaaatgaaataaattgtaacCCAAATTACACGCGGAAGATAAAGATAGAACTAATGAGATGCATTCGCCATCATCAACGAATGATACAGTAA
- the LOC132913608 gene encoding facilitated trehalose transporter Tret1-like, with protein sequence MSIENPKKDTDKKITIWPQWLATCTLSLAVIGSGLANGWASPYLAQLTSTEANIPLKLTDTEASWVASLLNLGRLAGALLSALCQEYIGRKKVLLLGGVPLTASWIFSICATSVMWLYISRFCSGIGSGMMWAALSLYLSEIANPKIRGSLISMNVNASSVGMFLGNAMGPYLSMEMFGYVSLVPSILFMILFSLIPESPYHYLLHGNIDKAEASLKWFRRESDVKAEMRDLQEFVDGAETNIFLKLKEFLMPSNLKKPLVIIGVYVFSYVSGHSALSSYAEIILIKSRIAVKPSLVVTILGFSTIIAGLASMFLVDKFGRKCFLIMSGIGTSISLALLGLHFHLLSLEYDPNSLTWLPIVALLTFNLSMSCGLQPIPSTLLGEMFTANMKNMASLFVSSSNALLSFASAKSYQPFLDLVGDKFVYWTYSICVLFSAPYVYFLIPETSGKSLIEIQRSIKK encoded by the exons ATGTCTATTGAAAATCCAAAGAAAGATACGGATAAAAAGATCACGATCTGGCCACAGTGGCTAGCCACTTGTACAC TCAGCTTAGCTGTTATCGGAAGTGGTCTCGCGAATGGTTGGGCATCGCCATACTTGGCTCAACTGACATCAACGGAAGCGAACATACCTTTGAAACTGACAGATACCGAAGCGTCCTGGGTAGCCTCCCTTTTAAATCTTGGTCGCCTGGCTGGGGCTTTGCTCAGTGCACTGTGTCAAG AGTATATTGGACGAAAAAAGGTACTTCTGCTTGGTGGGGTACCATTGACCGCAAGCTGGATATTCAGCATTTGTGCTACATCAGTCATGTGGCTCTACATCTCTAGATTCTGCTCGGGAATCGGATCGGGGATGATGTGGGCTGCATTGTCCTTGTATCTAAGCGAAATCGCCAATCCGAAAATTCGTGGGTCACTG ATATCCATGAACGTGAATGCATCTTCCGTTGGTATGTTCTTGGGCAATGCAATGGGTCCTTATCTGTCCATGGAGATGTTCGGGTACGTGAGCCTCGTTCCGAGTATCCTCTTCATGATCCTCTTCAGTTTGATACCCGAATCACCCTACCATTACCTCCTCCACGGAAATATCGACAAGGCTGAGGCATCCTTGAAGTGGTTTAGGCGAGAATCTGACGTCAAAGCGGAGATGCGAGATCTTCAAGAATTCGTCGACGGAGCTGAAACTAATATTTTCCTAAAGTTGAAGGAGTTCCTCATGCCAA gTAATTTAAAGAAACCTCTCGTCATAATTGGTGTCTACGTGTTCTCCTACGTGAGTGGGCACAGTGCACTGAGCTCTTACGCAGAAATAATCCTGATAAAAAGCAGAATTGCCGTAAAACCAAGCTTAGTAGTGACGATCCTTGGATTCTCTACAATCATAGCTGGCTTGGCATCTATGTTTCTAGTTGACAAATTTGGTAGAAAATGTTTCTTGATAATGTCTGGTATAGGAACATCGATATCCTTGGCACTTTTAGGGTTGCATTTTCATCTCCTTTCGTTAGAATACGATCCTAACAGCTTGACGTGGTTACCAATAGTTGcgttattaacttttaatctCTCCATGTCTTGTGGATTGCAACCGATTCCAAGCACACTTTTAGGTGAAATGTTCACTGCAAATATGAAAAACATGGCCTCCTTATTCGTGAGCTCCAGTAACGCTTTGCTTTCTTTCGCGAGTGCAAAATCTTATCAACCTTTCCTAGATTTAGTCGGTGACAAATTTGTGTATTGGACTTACAGTATTTGTGTGTTATTTTCCGCACCGTATGTCTATTTTTTAATCCCAGAAACGTCGGGAAAGAGTCTCATAGAAATccaacgatcgataaaaaagTGA